From one bacterium genomic stretch:
- the rapZ gene encoding RNase adapter RapZ, which yields MKDVSVVIVTGLSGSGKNTALHDLEDLGYYAVDNLPLQLLPKLLELTHITTEFSRFALLMDAREPEFADLFEETFRQARADGIDISLLFMDADDATLLRRYADTKRRHPLDHDDGGDLRALIAREREQLARLRDLASMVIDTSKISIHDLKRILKERFTVTGRHPMHVSLMSFSAKKGVPTDANLVIDVRFLPNPYYVPELKDRTGLDPDVADYVLSHEAARKLVENFGNLLRFLLPYYEKEGKAYLTVAVGCTGGVHRSVAIVEALGRLLADGRHRITVTHRELNRHHEISRPTPDRGNAD from the coding sequence ATGAAGGACGTTTCCGTCGTCATCGTCACGGGCCTTTCCGGATCGGGCAAGAACACGGCGCTGCACGACCTGGAGGACCTCGGTTATTACGCCGTCGACAACCTCCCGCTCCAGCTTCTGCCGAAGCTCCTGGAACTGACGCACATCACGACCGAGTTCTCGCGGTTCGCGCTGCTCATGGACGCGCGCGAGCCGGAGTTCGCCGATCTGTTCGAGGAAACGTTTCGCCAGGCGAGGGCGGACGGCATCGACATCTCGCTGTTGTTCATGGACGCCGACGACGCCACGCTGCTTCGCCGCTACGCCGACACCAAGCGCCGCCACCCGCTCGACCACGACGACGGCGGCGACCTGCGTGCGTTGATCGCCCGGGAACGCGAACAGCTTGCCCGGCTGCGCGATCTGGCGTCGATGGTCATCGATACCTCGAAGATCTCGATCCACGATCTGAAACGGATCCTGAAGGAGCGCTTCACCGTCACCGGGCGGCACCCGATGCACGTCTCGCTGATGAGCTTTTCCGCCAAGAAGGGCGTGCCCACCGACGCGAATCTCGTGATCGACGTGCGTTTTCTGCCAAACCCCTACTACGTGCCGGAACTGAAGGACCGAACGGGCCTTGACCCGGACGTCGCGGACTACGTTCTGTCGCACGAAGCGGCGCGAAAGCTGGTCGAGAATTTCGGAAACCTGCTTCGCTTCCTGTTGCCGTACTACGAAAAAGAAGGTAAAGCCTACCTCACCGTGGCGGTGGGTTGTACCGGTGGCGTCCATCGATCGGTCGCGATCGTCGAGGCGCTCGGCCGGTTGCTCGCCGACGGCCGCCACCGCATCACCGTGACTCACCGCGAACTCAATCGTCATCACGAAATTTCGCGTCCCACGCCGGATCGGGGGAACGCGGATTAA